In the genome of Shewanella glacialimarina, one region contains:
- a CDS encoding methyl-accepting chemotaxis protein → MIASLRQLTILKRLFIMLILAAIGTVCFGSFSVKEQYDNLVNEKYHQLAGNIVQFNATVEELASQNTPSLTIVAILDAINQQAQNPIYLLDNNKKLLSPSTDVFFANADITKITDINGNLSLNAMLDLAKRQGLSNGSITFTINGHSQTRLLSIKYDNRQQHYVLSYADNDSINTALKSIIIDYLIIMMMISLPIFIFFLLLNHSITQPINIAIKTMRDIAAGEGDLRQRLDENGKDEVSELAKAFNLFVVKIANVVAELNPICNQLNINANELLKAVSTSQQSSQNVNQETQSVAAAIHEMLTTTQDMARNTQQTAENANKVTVEAKHGQQLMLSTVVQSEALGNELQHNVQVSESLSLASNEISSILDVIKAIADQTNLLALNAAIEAARAGSHGRGFAVVADEVRALATRTQDSTNEINQIVSKIHLGIESLRQSNSQTLKQSDDLQLKARQSSDSMASILALVDNINDMTSQLASATEQQAMVTEEVNININAISGLTHQVVAANKSNEHEANELEKISQKMDNTLKQFKI, encoded by the coding sequence ATGATAGCTTCATTACGTCAGTTAACCATATTAAAACGCCTATTTATCATGCTAATTCTTGCGGCAATCGGTACTGTATGTTTTGGTAGTTTTTCCGTTAAAGAACAATATGACAATCTGGTTAATGAAAAATATCATCAATTAGCGGGTAATATTGTCCAATTCAATGCAACAGTGGAGGAATTAGCCTCTCAAAACACCCCTAGTTTAACCATTGTAGCCATTCTTGATGCTATTAATCAGCAAGCTCAAAATCCTATTTATCTGCTAGATAACAACAAAAAGCTATTATCACCGTCTACTGATGTTTTTTTTGCTAATGCCGACATAACCAAGATAACCGATATCAATGGCAATTTGAGTCTTAATGCAATGCTTGATTTAGCTAAAAGACAGGGGTTATCGAATGGGTCAATTACATTCACTATAAATGGCCACTCTCAAACACGTTTATTATCAATAAAATATGATAACCGACAGCAACATTATGTACTTTCTTATGCCGATAATGACAGCATTAATACAGCACTCAAGAGTATCATAATTGACTACTTAATCATTATGATGATGATTTCTTTGCCTATTTTTATCTTCTTCTTATTGCTTAATCATTCAATCACCCAACCTATCAATATCGCCATCAAAACTATGCGGGACATTGCCGCAGGTGAAGGCGATTTACGTCAACGACTGGATGAAAATGGTAAAGATGAAGTCTCTGAATTAGCCAAAGCATTTAACTTGTTTGTCGTCAAAATTGCTAATGTTGTTGCAGAATTAAATCCAATATGCAATCAACTCAATATCAATGCCAACGAGTTATTAAAGGCGGTTAGCACCTCACAGCAGAGCAGTCAAAATGTGAATCAAGAAACCCAAAGTGTTGCAGCTGCAATTCATGAGATGTTAACTACAACCCAAGATATGGCACGTAACACTCAACAAACCGCTGAAAATGCCAATAAAGTGACTGTAGAGGCCAAACATGGTCAACAATTGATGTTATCGACAGTGGTTCAAAGTGAGGCGCTAGGCAATGAGCTACAACATAATGTGCAAGTCAGCGAAAGCTTATCCCTTGCATCCAATGAAATAAGCTCTATTTTAGATGTGATTAAAGCGATTGCAGACCAAACTAACTTACTGGCTTTAAATGCCGCCATTGAAGCCGCACGCGCGGGTAGCCATGGGCGTGGCTTTGCGGTTGTAGCAGATGAAGTGAGGGCTCTGGCAACCAGAACCCAGGACTCGACCAATGAAATCAATCAAATTGTATCTAAAATTCATCTAGGTATTGAATCTTTACGCCAAAGTAATAGCCAAACACTTAAGCAGTCTGACGACTTACAATTAAAAGCACGTCAATCAAGTGACTCTATGGCAAGCATTCTCGCGTTAGTTGATAACATCAACGACATGACCAGCCAACTTGCCAGTGCAACCGAGCAGCAAGCTATGGTGACTGAAGAGGTTAATATTAATATAAATGCCATTTCAGGCTTAACCCATCAAGTGGTTGCGGCAAATAAATCTAATGAACATGAAGCGAATGAGTTAGAAAAGATAAGCCAAAAAATGGATAACACCCTTAAACAGTTTAAGATTTAA
- a CDS encoding HPr family phosphocarrier protein, which produces MYQKTVTITAPHGIHTRPAALLVKEAKSFDCDVIVECNGKQASAKSLFKLQTLGLYQGVEVTVIAQGEQAQQAVERVSELLITLS; this is translated from the coding sequence ATGTATCAAAAAACGGTGACCATTACAGCGCCACACGGGATCCACACTCGCCCGGCAGCATTACTGGTAAAAGAGGCAAAAAGTTTCGATTGCGATGTCATCGTAGAATGCAACGGTAAGCAAGCTAGCGCTAAAAGCTTATTTAAATTACAGACACTCGGTTTATATCAAGGCGTTGAAGTCACGGTAATCGCCCAGGGCGAACAAGCTCAACAGGCCGTTGAAAGGGTTTCAGAACTACTTATCACCTTAAGCTAA
- the ptsP gene encoding phosphoenolpyruvate--protein phosphotransferase: MQVNGIVVSTGIAFGHALNITTQPQPLDLRLLPLSSIETEKKSLNTAISKLIKYLQDCQQRVCPSCDNFQLIDADILLLEDDELLTDMQQHIVQYRVSAAVAIDRTFNDQAQVIAEMADPYLANRSQDISLLGQRLITILQGANQHDLSKLSQDTILLADDLTPADFAMLPLEFIKGIVLESGGLTSHTAILARSAGIPALLNCPWSSQDGHITDGSPLILDAMSGVLYINPIPTELASLQLKQAHHLEQQQALMTYKDMLSQTLDSHPLILRANVGNLSDISSLMQVGAEGIGLFRTEFLLMNAKALPDENQQYKLYSEAMHALSGQMLSIRTFDVGADKEIPCLHQHTEENPALGVRGIRYSLQHPEMFMVQIKAILRAASHGQIRLMFPMVSQLEELQQALELIEQAKQQLREQGARFGSVEYGIVVETPAAVLALASMLPYLDFVSIGSNDLTQYTLAADRTNPKLVSSYPTLSPAVIRLIAMTISDCQEANVKVCLCGELAGNEHVLPLLMGMGLNELSINPSNLLAVKSRVINGNYQTFLQHAQLVKQLKTNAAIDEAIKKFNLDN, from the coding sequence ATGCAAGTTAATGGCATTGTGGTATCAACAGGTATCGCCTTTGGGCATGCGCTCAATATTACCACCCAGCCTCAACCGCTTGATCTTCGTTTGTTACCCCTTTCTAGTATAGAAACTGAAAAAAAGTCGTTAAACACTGCAATTAGTAAACTGATAAAATACTTACAAGACTGCCAACAACGTGTTTGCCCAAGTTGTGACAATTTTCAACTTATCGATGCCGATATATTGCTACTTGAAGATGATGAGTTATTAACTGACATGCAACAACATATTGTGCAATATCGCGTCAGTGCCGCTGTTGCCATCGATAGAACCTTTAATGATCAAGCGCAAGTCATCGCAGAAATGGCAGACCCTTATCTTGCTAATCGTAGTCAAGATATTTCGTTGCTCGGTCAGCGCCTAATAACCATATTACAGGGTGCTAACCAACACGACTTATCCAAACTGAGCCAAGATACCATCTTATTAGCAGACGATCTTACCCCTGCTGATTTTGCTATGCTGCCACTCGAGTTTATTAAAGGGATAGTGCTAGAGTCTGGCGGTTTAACAAGCCATACCGCCATTCTTGCTCGGTCCGCCGGTATTCCTGCATTACTTAATTGTCCTTGGTCTAGTCAAGATGGTCATATTACAGATGGATCACCGCTGATTTTAGATGCCATGAGTGGTGTTTTATATATCAATCCAATACCGACTGAATTAGCCTCTTTACAGCTAAAACAAGCTCATCACCTTGAGCAACAACAAGCGCTAATGACTTACAAAGATATGCTGAGTCAAACCCTTGATAGCCATCCACTTATATTACGCGCTAACGTCGGTAACCTAAGTGATATCAGCTCATTAATGCAGGTAGGTGCTGAGGGTATTGGCCTGTTTAGAACTGAATTTTTATTGATGAACGCTAAAGCGTTACCGGATGAAAATCAGCAATACAAATTATATTCTGAGGCTATGCACGCACTCAGTGGGCAAATGTTATCGATTAGAACATTTGATGTCGGCGCAGATAAAGAGATCCCCTGTTTACATCAGCACACCGAAGAAAATCCCGCTTTAGGAGTGAGAGGTATTCGTTATAGTTTGCAGCACCCAGAAATGTTTATGGTGCAAATTAAGGCTATTTTACGGGCTGCTAGTCACGGTCAAATTCGGTTAATGTTTCCAATGGTGAGTCAACTTGAAGAGCTGCAACAAGCGCTTGAATTAATTGAGCAAGCTAAACAACAACTGCGTGAACAAGGCGCCCGCTTTGGCTCAGTAGAATATGGCATAGTGGTTGAAACACCCGCTGCCGTATTAGCATTAGCAAGTATGTTACCGTATTTAGATTTTGTCAGTATTGGTAGTAACGACTTAACCCAATATACCCTTGCCGCTGACCGAACTAACCCTAAGCTTGTAAGCAGTTACCCCACTTTGTCTCCTGCGGTAATAAGGCTTATCGCCATGACAATCAGTGACTGTCAAGAGGCTAATGTTAAGGTCTGTTTATGTGGGGAACTGGCAGGAAATGAGCACGTCTTACCTTTATTGATGGGCATGGGATTAAATGAGTTAAGTATTAACCCCAGTAATCTATTAGCGGTAAAATCCCGAGTCATTAATGGTAATTACCAAACATTTTTACAACATGCGCAACTGGTTAAACAACTAAAAACCAATGCAGCCATTGACGAAGCGATAAAAAAGTTTAACTTAGATAATTAA
- the crr gene encoding PTS glucose transporter subunit IIA, whose product MGFLSRIRRLISGQTELTGGIAILAPVSGQIVPIEKVPDVVFAEKIVGDGIAINPEGEFIVAPIDGTIGKIFETNHAFSIESAQGLELFVHFGVGTVELRGNGFKRLAEEGQQVKAGDPILSFDLAFLQGQVESLLTPVVLANMEDIKGLDKSPQGYVTAGKDVIFTVQLS is encoded by the coding sequence ATGGGATTTTTAAGCCGTATTCGACGACTAATATCAGGTCAAACTGAACTCACTGGCGGCATTGCTATTTTAGCGCCAGTGTCAGGTCAAATTGTACCAATTGAGAAAGTACCCGACGTGGTATTTGCTGAAAAAATTGTAGGTGATGGCATTGCCATTAATCCTGAGGGTGAGTTTATTGTCGCGCCAATTGACGGCACGATTGGTAAAATTTTTGAAACCAACCATGCATTTAGCATTGAATCTGCCCAAGGATTAGAATTGTTTGTCCATTTTGGTGTAGGGACGGTTGAGCTGCGCGGTAATGGCTTTAAGCGCCTTGCGGAAGAAGGCCAACAAGTTAAAGCCGGCGATCCTATATTATCGTTCGACTTGGCTTTTTTACAAGGTCAAGTAGAAAGCTTATTAACCCCTGTAGTACTGGCCAATATGGAAGACATTAAAGGCTTAGATAAATCTCCTCAAGGTTATGTCACCGCCGGTAAAGATGTCATTTTCACTGTGCAGTTGTCTTAA
- a CDS encoding ArsC family reductase: MKLYGIKNCDTVRKARKWLDANKIQHQFHDFREQGLDQDTVAKWCQTLGWETVFNKRSTSFRSLDDAQKSDLTEQKAIALMLQHPTLIKRPVLDNHSTIMAGFKEADYQAWFTK, from the coding sequence TTGAAGTTATATGGTATCAAGAATTGCGACACGGTTCGTAAAGCGCGTAAATGGTTAGACGCCAACAAAATACAACATCAATTCCATGACTTTCGTGAACAGGGCTTAGATCAAGATACTGTCGCTAAATGGTGTCAAACCTTGGGATGGGAAACCGTATTTAATAAACGTAGCACCAGCTTTAGAAGCTTAGATGACGCGCAAAAATCAGATTTGACCGAGCAAAAAGCAATTGCATTAATGCTACAACACCCTACCCTGATCAAGCGTCCGGTGTTAGATAATCATTCAACTATTATGGCTGGCTTTAAAGAAGCTGACTATCAAGCGTGGTTTACCAAATGA
- the dapE gene encoding succinyl-diaminopimelate desuccinylase, with protein sequence MSQVIDLAKDLLSRKSVTPLDEGCQSLMAERLSKVGFNIESMVFHDTTNLWARRGTESPVFCFAGHTDVVPTGDLNRWHTPPFEPTVIDGYLHGRGAADMKGSLAAMVVATERFVAKHPDHKGSIAYLITSDEEGPFINGTPKVIETLEARNEKITWALVGEPSSTHKLGDVVKNGRRGSLTGNLTVKGIQGHVAYPHLADNPIHKATPALTELAQMHWDSGNEFFPPTSFQIANINGGTGASNVIPGDLQVMFNFRYSTEVTAEILIQRVLSILDAHGLDYDINWVFNGLPFLTGNGPLLEATKQSIREITGYDTDPQTTGGTSDGRFIAPTGAQVIELGPVNATIHKVNESVNIADLELLTLCYERILEKLLCD encoded by the coding sequence ATGAGTCAAGTTATCGATTTAGCCAAAGATTTACTATCACGCAAATCAGTTACCCCACTTGATGAAGGCTGCCAATCGCTTATGGCTGAACGTCTTAGCAAGGTCGGATTTAATATTGAGTCGATGGTATTTCACGACACCACCAATTTATGGGCACGTCGCGGTACTGAGTCACCGGTTTTTTGTTTTGCGGGCCACACCGATGTAGTACCAACAGGCGATTTAAATCGCTGGCATACCCCGCCATTTGAGCCAACCGTAATAGACGGTTACTTACATGGTCGCGGCGCCGCTGACATGAAAGGATCATTAGCTGCTATGGTCGTCGCCACTGAACGCTTTGTTGCTAAACATCCCGATCATAAAGGCTCTATTGCCTACCTGATCACCAGTGATGAAGAAGGCCCATTTATTAATGGCACCCCAAAAGTCATCGAAACCTTAGAAGCGCGTAACGAAAAAATTACCTGGGCATTAGTGGGCGAGCCTTCATCGACACATAAACTCGGTGACGTCGTTAAAAATGGCCGTCGTGGAAGCTTAACGGGCAATTTAACCGTTAAGGGCATTCAAGGCCATGTGGCCTATCCTCACCTTGCAGATAACCCTATTCATAAAGCCACTCCTGCATTAACTGAGCTGGCACAAATGCACTGGGATAGCGGCAATGAGTTTTTCCCGCCAACCAGTTTTCAAATAGCCAATATTAATGGCGGCACAGGGGCATCTAATGTGATCCCGGGTGATCTTCAAGTGATGTTTAACTTCCGTTACTCAACCGAAGTGACCGCCGAAATATTAATACAACGGGTGTTAAGTATTCTTGATGCCCATGGTTTAGATTACGATATTAACTGGGTATTCAACGGACTGCCTTTTTTAACCGGTAACGGCCCATTATTAGAAGCGACCAAACAAAGCATTCGCGAAATTACCGGTTATGATACAGATCCACAAACAACCGGTGGCACATCCGATGGCCGCTTTATCGCGCCAACTGGCGCTCAAGTTATCGAGCTTGGTCCGGTTAACGCAACCATTCATAAAGTAAATGAGTCTGTGAATATCGCCGACCTTGAGCTACTGACGTTATGTTATGAGCGAATACTGGAAAAACTGTTGTGCGACTAG
- a CDS encoding M15 family metallopeptidase, whose protein sequence is MNKNALAISHPHLYGLDEANLVKFESVLLQPEAAKAFSTMRDAAKRQGIDMAICSAYRSFDKQLSIWNAKATGKRPLLDKQHQLLHFESLSSQQIIDSILIWSALPGASRHHWGTDIDVYDPSKISHEALQLVAAEYQANGPCHALYLWLQQHAHKFGFYFPFQQGKSGVSTEEWHLSYFPVASHYTEAFLCKDLFKVFEHAEFELKAPVLARLEELVAHYVKFVVSVPA, encoded by the coding sequence ATTAACAAAAATGCATTAGCGATCTCACATCCTCACCTTTATGGCTTGGATGAGGCAAATTTAGTTAAGTTTGAATCTGTTTTATTACAACCAGAAGCCGCAAAAGCATTTTCGACTATGCGTGATGCGGCAAAGCGCCAAGGTATTGATATGGCGATATGCTCAGCTTATCGCAGCTTTGATAAGCAATTATCAATTTGGAATGCCAAAGCTACCGGTAAGCGGCCACTGCTTGATAAACAACATCAACTGCTTCATTTTGAATCCTTATCATCGCAGCAAATTATCGATTCAATTTTAATTTGGTCTGCACTCCCTGGTGCATCTAGGCACCATTGGGGAACAGATATTGACGTATACGACCCCAGCAAAATCAGTCATGAAGCATTACAGCTGGTTGCTGCTGAATATCAAGCCAATGGCCCTTGCCATGCGTTATACTTGTGGTTGCAACAACATGCTCACAAATTTGGCTTTTACTTCCCTTTTCAGCAAGGAAAAAGCGGAGTGAGTACCGAGGAGTGGCATTTAAGTTATTTCCCTGTTGCCAGTCATTACACTGAGGCGTTTTTATGCAAGGATTTATTTAAGGTTTTCGAACACGCGGAATTTGAATTAAAAGCCCCCGTACTCGCTAGGTTAGAAGAGCTTGTTGCCCATTACGTTAAATTTGTAGTAAGTGTACCAGCCTAG
- a CDS encoding alpha/beta fold hydrolase — protein sequence MLSSSKHCLIDQQPLHYTDIGQGDVIVLLHGLFANRQIWQAQLQSLSQHYRCIAIDLWGHGDSKSIPATTKNLLDVAQHIASALAELNIEKYHIIGHGCGGAIAAEMVLNAPAKVQSLVMINAFIGFEPEVNCVKYQQWLDIMNETKTITRELADTISPLMFAKTNQDKAAVELLSQQLQNIDSQQVPVLSRFAHMAIFKRDTMELVEQFTLPTLVIVGLENHLRTVLESYLMSDEISGAKLHHVQLAGHLAMQEKADEINQLLINFYQ from the coding sequence ATGTTATCCAGTTCAAAGCATTGTTTAATTGACCAACAGCCGCTGCATTACACTGACATTGGCCAAGGTGATGTCATTGTATTATTACATGGCTTATTTGCTAATCGACAAATCTGGCAAGCTCAACTACAAAGTCTAAGTCAGCACTATCGATGTATTGCGATTGACTTATGGGGCCACGGTGACAGTAAAAGTATACCTGCCACCACCAAAAACTTACTTGATGTTGCACAACACATTGCGTCCGCTTTAGCGGAGTTAAATATCGAGAAGTACCATATTATTGGCCACGGTTGCGGCGGTGCGATTGCTGCAGAAATGGTGCTAAACGCTCCTGCAAAAGTACAATCGCTGGTAATGATCAACGCATTTATAGGCTTCGAGCCAGAAGTAAACTGTGTTAAGTACCAACAATGGCTTGATATTATGAACGAGACTAAAACCATCACCCGCGAATTAGCAGATACCATTAGCCCGTTAATGTTTGCTAAAACAAACCAAGATAAGGCTGCTGTTGAGCTACTTAGCCAACAACTGCAAAATATTGATAGCCAGCAAGTGCCGGTATTAAGTCGTTTTGCCCATATGGCAATATTTAAGCGCGATACCATGGAGTTAGTGGAACAATTTACCCTACCAACACTGGTGATAGTTGGTCTGGAAAACCATTTACGCACCGTATTAGAGAGCTACCTGATGAGTGATGAGATTAGCGGCGCAAAACTTCACCATGTGCAGCTTGCAGGCCATTTAGCCATGCAAGAAAAAGCGGATGAGATAAATCAATTATTGATTAACTTTTATCAGTAA
- a CDS encoding nucleoside recognition domain-containing protein: MLNRVWLGFFIVAAIAIVLQLLSGNVTVLSDSVSALFASAKLAAEISIGLIGVLALWMGLMQVGEKAGVVGLFAKLFEPLLCKLMPDVPRGHPAYGSISMNLTANMLGLDNAATPLGLKAMQDLQSLNPNKTVATNAQILFLVLNTSSVTLVPVTVFLYRAQQGAASPAEIFLPILLATCASTIVGLLVVAIVQRISLFNSVILAYAALLLSLIMASMFYLLSLSAEAIGQVSSVLGNGILLLLVMSFVIVAGIKKVEIYDEFIDGAKGGFNQAVQLIPYLLAMLLAIGLLRASGALDYVLQGLASLVSMLGYDTRFIDAMPTAIMKPFSGSGARAMMLETMEHHGVDSFAGRLAAIFQGSTETTFYVLAVYFGSVGIRNGRHALGCGLAADLGGIIAAISVCYWFYG, translated from the coding sequence GTGCTAAATCGAGTGTGGTTAGGTTTTTTCATTGTTGCAGCAATTGCTATCGTATTGCAGTTATTATCTGGCAATGTGACCGTATTAAGTGATTCTGTGAGTGCGCTTTTTGCCAGCGCCAAACTCGCCGCTGAAATATCCATAGGGTTGATTGGTGTATTAGCCCTTTGGATGGGATTAATGCAGGTAGGTGAAAAAGCCGGTGTAGTGGGCTTATTTGCTAAATTGTTTGAGCCATTATTGTGCAAACTAATGCCTGATGTTCCGCGTGGACATCCTGCTTATGGCAGCATTAGCATGAATTTAACCGCCAATATGCTTGGATTAGACAATGCAGCTACGCCGCTTGGCTTAAAAGCCATGCAAGATTTACAAAGCCTAAATCCGAATAAAACCGTGGCGACTAATGCTCAAATTCTTTTCTTAGTACTGAATACTTCTTCGGTAACCTTAGTGCCTGTCACGGTATTTTTATATCGAGCACAACAGGGCGCAGCATCGCCCGCTGAGATTTTTTTACCTATTTTATTAGCCACTTGTGCCTCAACAATCGTCGGTTTATTAGTGGTGGCAATCGTGCAACGCATTTCATTATTTAACAGCGTTATTTTAGCCTATGCTGCTTTATTGTTGTCGCTGATTATGGCGTCGATGTTTTACTTATTAAGCTTAAGCGCAGAAGCCATCGGTCAAGTCTCAAGTGTATTAGGTAATGGCATTTTATTATTACTGGTAATGAGTTTTGTGATAGTGGCGGGAATTAAAAAAGTCGAAATATACGATGAGTTTATTGACGGTGCAAAAGGCGGCTTTAATCAGGCGGTACAATTAATTCCTTACCTATTAGCTATGTTGTTGGCTATTGGATTATTACGGGCATCGGGTGCGTTAGATTATGTATTACAAGGGCTGGCTAGTTTAGTGTCTATGCTGGGTTACGACACACGGTTTATTGATGCTATGCCGACCGCCATTATGAAGCCATTTAGCGGCTCAGGTGCTAGGGCTATGATGCTAGAAACCATGGAACATCATGGGGTTGACTCCTTTGCTGGGCGTTTAGCGGCTATTTTTCAAGGCAGTACTGAAACCACCTTTTATGTGTTGGCGGTTTATTTTGGTTCGGTAGGTATTCGAAACGGTCGTCATGCATTAGGCTGTGGTTTAGCGGCTGACTTAGGCGGCATTATTGCCGCCATCAGTGTGTGTTACTGGTTTTATGGTTAA
- the rsmF gene encoding 16S rRNA (cytosine(1407)-C(5))-methyltransferase RsmF has translation MVQLNPNFIKHISDELPKHLSLDEFIAICDKPLRKSIRVNTLKITSAEFVQLMQHKGWQFDPIPWCDDGFWINVDDEQQLGNLVEHIQGLFYIQEASSMLPPTALFDGILSPELILDVASAPGSKTTQIAALMHNKGLLVANEYSASRVKVLHANVLRMGASNVALTHFDGRVFGEYMYDTFDAILLDAPCGGEGTVRKDANALKNWDINDVTAIADTQKDLIEAAFLALKTGGTLVYSTCTLSQLENQHICYHLQQTYPDAVEFVPLNDLFPNAQAACTPEGFLHVWPQIFDSEGFFVAKIRKIAPIERIKKQPKLQKNFPFSIATDKQTEALSDYLLSHFDIDLPHETSVMQRDDEFWLFPNQFMPMVGKMRFQRIGLKLADALKKGFKVRHEAIIALVGSTLNNQNCIELTSLQAQQFLMGRDIETASFSPERQQWLNQHAHGEMLVSHHQCALGVVKHLGHRLKNNLPRELVRDKVAYT, from the coding sequence ATGGTTCAATTAAATCCAAATTTTATCAAACACATTAGTGATGAATTACCCAAGCACCTTTCTCTGGATGAATTTATCGCCATCTGTGACAAACCGCTACGAAAATCGATTCGAGTCAATACATTAAAAATCACTAGCGCTGAGTTCGTGCAGTTAATGCAACATAAAGGCTGGCAATTTGACCCCATACCTTGGTGTGATGATGGTTTTTGGATTAATGTCGATGACGAGCAACAACTCGGTAATTTGGTTGAACATATTCAAGGGCTGTTTTATATACAAGAAGCCAGTTCAATGCTTCCTCCGACCGCTTTATTTGATGGTATTTTATCGCCTGAGCTCATTTTAGATGTTGCTTCAGCTCCTGGTTCAAAAACCACTCAGATAGCGGCATTAATGCATAATAAAGGCTTGTTAGTCGCCAATGAATATTCCGCTAGTCGAGTTAAAGTGCTGCACGCCAATGTGCTTCGTATGGGCGCGAGTAATGTGGCGTTAACCCATTTTGACGGCCGAGTATTTGGCGAATATATGTATGACACTTTTGATGCTATTTTGTTAGACGCCCCCTGTGGTGGTGAAGGGACGGTTCGCAAAGATGCTAATGCATTAAAAAATTGGGATATAAACGATGTAACGGCAATCGCGGATACCCAAAAGGATCTTATTGAAGCGGCTTTTCTCGCGTTAAAGACTGGTGGCACCTTGGTGTACTCAACGTGCACATTGAGCCAATTAGAGAATCAGCATATTTGTTATCATTTACAGCAAACGTATCCTGATGCGGTAGAGTTTGTGCCATTGAATGATTTATTCCCCAATGCGCAAGCCGCCTGTACTCCAGAAGGCTTCTTACATGTATGGCCACAAATTTTTGATAGTGAGGGCTTCTTCGTTGCTAAAATCCGTAAAATCGCCCCGATTGAACGAATTAAAAAACAGCCTAAACTGCAAAAAAACTTTCCGTTTAGCATTGCAACAGATAAACAAACTGAAGCCTTAAGCGACTATTTATTAAGTCATTTTGATATCGACTTGCCCCATGAGACTTCTGTCATGCAAAGAGACGATGAGTTTTGGCTATTCCCAAATCAATTTATGCCAATGGTAGGAAAAATGCGTTTCCAACGGATTGGTCTTAAGCTTGCTGATGCGTTAAAAAAAGGCTTTAAGGTCAGACATGAAGCTATCATAGCTTTAGTAGGTTCCACCCTAAACAATCAAAATTGCATTGAGTTAACATCACTACAAGCACAACAGTTTTTGATGGGTAGAGATATTGAAACGGCCAGTTTTAGCCCTGAGCGACAACAGTGGCTCAATCAACATGCACACGGCGAAATGTTAGTTAGTCATCATCAATGTGCATTAGGCGTTGTTAAGCACTTAGGCCATAGACTGAAGAACAATCTGCCACGTGAATTGGTTAGAGACAAAGTGGCTTACACATAA
- a CDS encoding TatD family hydrolase — protein MLIDSHCHLDRLKAAPDQASLQIIMDNAKAQGVDYLLCVNVRQQGFEQMRDKVAQFDNIFLSSGVHPLDVKEGLDVDQIRRFATDPKVIAIGETGLDYFYADETKILQQQCFEQQIALAVEVNKPLIVHTRDAREDTIAMLKNGQADKVAGVLHCFTETWEMAKAAMDLGFYISVSGIVTFKNAGELRSVIRKVPKDRLLVETDSPYLAPVPHRGQENQPAYVRDVAEFVAELRGEKYQDLADYTSENFFNLFKDAGKLIGR, from the coding sequence ATGCTAATTGATTCACATTGTCACCTGGACCGTTTAAAAGCGGCGCCAGATCAAGCCTCGTTACAAATTATTATGGATAACGCCAAAGCCCAAGGGGTGGATTATCTATTGTGTGTGAATGTGCGCCAGCAAGGTTTTGAACAAATGCGCGATAAAGTAGCGCAGTTTGATAATATTTTTTTATCATCAGGGGTGCATCCCTTAGATGTTAAAGAAGGCTTAGATGTTGATCAAATTAGACGTTTTGCCACCGATCCTAAAGTGATTGCGATTGGTGAAACAGGTTTAGATTATTTTTATGCCGATGAAACTAAAATTCTGCAACAACAATGTTTTGAACAACAAATTGCCTTAGCTGTTGAAGTCAATAAACCCCTTATTGTCCATACTCGTGATGCCAGAGAAGACACTATAGCCATGCTTAAAAATGGTCAAGCTGACAAAGTGGCAGGGGTGCTCCATTGTTTTACAGAAACATGGGAAATGGCCAAAGCCGCAATGGATTTGGGTTTTTATATTTCAGTCTCGGGTATTGTCACTTTTAAAAATGCCGGTGAGCTACGTAGCGTGATCCGTAAAGTCCCAAAAGATAGATTATTGGTTGAAACAGATTCCCCTTATCTTGCGCCTGTGCCACATCGCGGCCAAGAAAACCAACCAGCTTATGTTCGTGATGTTGCAGAGTTTGTTGCAGAGCTTCGCGGTGAAAAGTATCAAGATCTGGCGGACTACACTTCAGAGAACTTCTTTAATTTGTTTAAGGATGCCGGGAAGTTGATCGGTCGTTAA